A single genomic interval of Helianthus annuus cultivar XRQ/B chromosome 13, HanXRQr2.0-SUNRISE, whole genome shotgun sequence harbors:
- the LOC118485886 gene encoding uncharacterized protein LOC118485886 has translation MERKIVTVTVLQATLGIVVVVAGFAAEATKAKRSQVRLVYYGHVPECHYPSSPAVGLAIAGAVALVLARTIVNSTTADCCLCCQPLPKMPKIGLVCMVITWITYFIAVVLFFVGAQLSLINSVQTDINGALYCYYAMSGLFSAAGIMGLMSVLLGLIYYFLYTLAQRREAAEKLCVGLELKKLTIPDGKKPPTISVGMKPQVSSQKHLDSSLLLV, from the exons ATGGAGCGCAAAATTGTTACGGTCACAGTTCTCCAGGCGACACTGGGAATAGTAGTCGTGGTTGCCGGTTTCGCTGCTGAAGCCACGAAGGCTAAG AGATCTCAAGTTAGATTGGTTTACTATGGTCACGTACCTGAATGTCACTACCCAAGTAGTCCAGCCGTTGGTCTAGCCATAGCAGGGGCCGTGGCTCTTGTGCTAGCGCGTACCATAGTCAATTCAACCACTGCAGATTGTTGTTTGTGTTGCCAACCACTCCCTAAGATGCCCAAAATCGGCCTAGTCTGTATGGTTATTACATG GATTACCTATTTTATTGCTGTAGTCTTATTTTTTGTGGGTGCACAGTTAAGCCTTATAAATAGTGTCCAGACAGACATCAACGGTGCGTTATATTGTTACTATGCAATGTCCGGGCTCTTCTCTGCAGCCGGTATCATGGGTCTCATGAGCGTGCTTCTCGGTCTCATCTATTACTTTTTATATACCTTGGCTCAACGTCGTGAAGCAGCTGAGAAACTGTGTGTAGGTCTAGAACTCAAGAAACTTACAATCCCAGATGGCAAGAAACCACCAACAATCAGTGTTGGCATGAAGCCACAAGTGTCATCGCAGAAACATTTGGATTCGTCGCTATTGCTTGTGTAA